A stretch of DNA from Fusobacterium mortiferum ATCC 9817:
ATGGTAATATAGTAGGGGTAGCTACTGCAATAGCTAGTGGAGGACCAGGAGCTGTATTTTGGATGTGGGCTGCTGGAATAGTAGGAATGGCAACTAAGTATGCTGAAATAGTTTTAGGAATGATATATAGAGAAAAAGCTGAAGATGGAACTTATGTAGGTGGACCTATGTACTATATATCTAAAGGATTAAAATTGAAAAAAATAGCCTTTATCTTTGCCTTACTTATGTTTTTACAAATAAGTGGTGGGGCTTTAATACAGTCAAATGCTGTAGCAATAGTAATGAGTGATATTTTTAAAGTAAAACCTATATTTTCTGGAATACTTATGGGAGGAGTAATTCTAAGTGTGGTTGTAGGTGGAGTACAAAGATTAGGAAAAGTAACAGAGAGACTTTTACCAGTAATGGCGTTAATATATTTTTTTGGGGGGTTAGTTGTAATAATTTCTAATATAAATCATATACCTTATGCTATAATGAATATAGTGAGTTGTGCTTTTAGAGTTGAAGCAGTAGGTGGAGGAGTATTAGGACATACTATAAAAGAAGCAATGAGATTTGGAGTAGCAAGAGGATTATATTCTAATGAGGCTGGAGAGGGAAGTGCACCAGTATTACACTCGGCTGCTATAACAGACCATCCAGCAAGGCAAGGTTTGTATGGTCTATTGGAAGTCTTTATAGATACTGTTGTAATTTGTTCTTTGACTTCTTTTATTGTATTAACTTCAGGAGTAACAGAAACAGATATTTCACCAGCTATTTATGTAATGACAGCTTTTGGGAATATACACATACTATTTAGATATTTAATTGGTATAAGTATGGTACTTTTTGCTTTTTCAACTGTTCTATCGCAATGGTATTTTGGGAATGTAACTCTAACTTATATGTTTAATGTAAAAGTAGCAGAAAAGTTTAAATATGTTTTTATTTGTTTAGCTCTTTTAGGTTCATTGAGTAGTTTAAAAATAGTATGGTTAATTCAAGATATAGTTTTGGGATTGATGATAATTCCAAACTTATTAGCTCTATTATTATTAAATAAAGATGTAAAAAAAGCAACAGAGGATTTTTTTATAATGATAAAGAATGAAAGGAAAGAAAAATGTTAGCAAATGATAGACAAGAGAAGATATTAGAGATAATAGAAAGAGATGGAAGTATAAAAACGTCACAATTAGTGGAAATTTTTGATGTTTCATTAGAAACAATAAGAAGAGATTTTGAAGTTTTAGAGAAACAAGGATATTTAGAAAAAGTATATGGAGGAGCTATTTTAAAAAATAAGGAAACAAAAGCTTTAAATTATTCTTCACGTGAGAAAAAAAATGTAGAAGAGAAAAAAGAGGTTGGAAGATTAGCAATAAACTTAATAGAGGATGGAGATACTATTGCTTTAAATGCTAGTACAACTAACTTAGAAATTGCTAGATTGATTAAGGAAAAATTTTCTCATCTTACAGTAATAACTAACTCTTTAATGATTGCAAACGAATTAGCTGAAATTTCAGGAATTAATTTAATTTTAGCTGGAGGAATGTATAATAAAAATGAATTTGCTTTTTTAGGAGAGGTAACAGCTAAATTTTTTCAAAATTTTTCCGTAGATAAAGCTTTTATATGTGTTGGTGGAATTTCATTAAAGAGAGGATTAACTGATTACCTAATGGATGAGATATTAGTAGAAAAAAAGATGATAGATATAGCAGAAAAAGTTTATATCTTAGCTGATTCAACTAAAATAGAATCAAATTCATTGATAAAGTTGAGTGACTTGCAAGAAAATATGGAAATAGTAACAGATTCAAAACTATCAGAAGAGATAAAAAAAGAGTATATAAATAGAGGAATAAAAGTAAGAAATTAAAATACTAAAGGGATTGTTGTAAAATTTTAAACTACAATTATCCCTTTATTTTTTTGATTATAAAACTATTTTTTATTTGAAAAATATAGAAAAAACTGGTAAAATGATAAGATGAGTTATTTTGTCAAAAATCAAAAAAGACTGAAAAAATGTTATTAATAGGAGGAAAAATTGTGAAAAAAGCTTCAATCATAACTTATGGTTGTCAAATGAATGTAAATGAAAGTGCAAAAATAAAAAAAATGTTCCAAAATATGGGATATGAAATTACTGATAATATAGAAGAATCGGATGTTACATTTTTAAATACATGTACAGTAAGAGAGGGAGCAGCAACTCAAATATATGGGAAATTAGGAGAGTTGAAGCATATAAAAGAAAATAAAGGAATGATAATAGGGGTAACTGGATGTTTCGCTCAAGAACAAGGAATAGAGCTTGTAAAAAAATTCCCTCAAATAGATATAGTTATGGGAAACCAAAATATAGGAAGAATACCACAAGCTATAGATGATATAGAGCATGGAGTAGATAAACATCTTGTTTTTACAGATTGTGAAGATGATTTACCACCTAGATTAGATGCTGACTTTGATTCTAAAAAAACTGCTTCTATATCTATAACTTATGGATGTAATAACTTTTGTGCTTATTGTATAGTACCATATGTAAGAGGTAGAGAAAGATCTGTTCCTATGACAGAGATTTTACATGATGTGAGACAATATGTAGAAAAAGGTTATAAAGAGATAATTTTACTTGGACAAAATGTAAACTCTTATGGAAAAGAGTTTAAAAATGGAGATAACTTTGCAAGATTATTAGAGGAAATCTGTAAGGTAGAGGGAGATTTTATAGTAAGATTTGTTTCTCCACACCCTAGAGATTTTACTGATGAGGTAATAGATGTAATTGCTAAAAATGAAAAAATTGCAAGATCATTACATCTTCCACTACAAGCTGGTTCATCTACAATATTAAAAGCTATGAATAGAGGATATACAAAAGAGCAATACATAGCTTTAGCTAATAAGATAAAAGAGAGAATACTAGGAGTTGCTCTTACAGCAGATGTTATAGTAGGATTCCCTGGAGAGACTGAAGAAGATTTCCAAGATACTTTAGATGTAGTAAGACAAATTCAATTTGAAAATAGTTTTATGTTTATGTATTCTATTAGAAAGGGAACAAAGGCAGCTACTATGGAAAATCAAATAGATGAGGCTGTAAAAAAAGATAGACTTCAAAGATTAATAGATGTACAAACTGCTTGTTCATTAGCAGAGAGTAAAACATATGTAGGTAAAACATTTAGAGTATTAGTAGAGGGAGAGAGTAAAAAAAATAAAGAAGTACTAAGTGGAAGAACTTCTACTAATAAGATAGTTTTATTTAAAGGAGATAAAGCTTTAGAAGGAACATTTGTAAATGTAAAAATAAATGATTGTAAAACTTGGACATTATATGGAGAAATTGTAGAGTAAGAAGAGGTTAATATCGAGGTGGATATGGACAGATTGGATAAGTTTCTTTTAAAGGAACTTTTAGAGATAGGAAAGCAATTGGGCTTGGCAATAAAAGCAGGAATAAAGAAAAATGAATTAAAAGAGCTTATAGAAAAGGATATAGAAAGTAAAGAGAATACTGATATAGCATGGGGAACTTTAGAAGTTTTACCAGATGGATATGGTTTTTTAAGAGGAACAAGTGTAGAAAAAGATATATATGTTTCAGCTTCACAAGTAAGAAAATTTAAGCTTAGAACTGAGGATAGAGTAGTTGGTGAAGTAAGAGAACCTTCTGGAGATGAAAAAAATTATGCTCTTAAAAAAGTTTTATTAGTTAATGATGGAACATTAGAAGCAGCTGAAGCAAGAGTACCTTTTGAGGAGCTTATTCCAGCATATCCAACAGAAAAATTTATATTAGAAACTGATAGTAAAAATATTTCTGGAAGAATAATTGATTTGATAGCTCCAATAGGTAGAGGACAGAGAGCTTTAATTATTGCTCCACCTAAAGCTGGAAAGACTATGTTAATTAGTAATCTTGCTAACTCAATAATGAAGACTAGCAAGGATGCTGAGGTATGGATACTTTTAATAGATGAAAGACCAGAAGAGGTTACAGATATAAAAGAAAATGTAATAGGGGCTCAAGTATTTGCTTCGACTTTTGATGAAGATCCTAAAAACCATATTAAGGTAACAGAAAGCATATTAGAAAGAGCTAAAAGAAAAGTAGAAAATGGAGAAAATATAGTTATTCTTATGGACTCTTTAACAAGACTTGCTAGAGCTTATAATATAGTAATTCCTTCTAGTGGTAAGCTGATATCAGGAGGTATAGATCCAACAGCTCTTTATTATCCTAAAAACTTTTTTGGAACAGCAAGGAATATTAGAGGGGGAGGAAGCCTGACAATAATTGCCACTGTATTAGTGGATACTGGAAGTAAGATGGATGATATAATTTATGAGGAATTTAAATCAACAGGAAATTGTGATATACATTTAGATAGAAATTTAGCTGAATTAAGATTGTTTCCAGCAATAGATATTCAACGTTCTGGAACTAGAAAAGAGGAGTTGTTAATTCCTAAAAAAGAATTAGAATCAATTTGGAAAATAAGAAGACATCTTGCAAAATTTGATAAAGCTGAAAGTTTAAAAAGATTAGTTGATACATTGAAAAGTACTCAAAGCAATAAAAGTATGCTAGAACAGTTTGAAAAAGGAGTAGGGGATGAAAAATAAGATAGGTTTACTTATAATATTGATTATAACTTTTTATATAGGTATATTAGTAGGAACTCCTTTTAAAACTGAAGTTGTAGATTTAAAACAATTTACTGATTACTATGAAGAGGGAGAGGCAGAAAATGGTGGTTGGGAAGTTCAAGCAGATAACTTCTATACTTTTACTAGAGAATACTCTTTAGTGGGAGAAGAGGGAGGAGGAGTTGAAGAGTTACCTAAAATAGACGAAGATGCTATTCCTGAAAAGAAAATATATATAGTTCAAAAGGGAGATACTCTATCAGAAATAGCTGAGACTCATGGTATGGGACTTAGCGTTCTTATGGCTAATAATCCTGGAGTTTCTGCAAATAACTTAAAAATTGGACAAAAACTTACTGTACTTACAGGAAATGGAATTTTTTATAAAGTAGGTAAGGGAGATTCTTTAAATAAGATCGCTGAACTATTTAAAGTAGAGATAGAGGATATTAAAAAGATAAACAAACTAGATTCTAATGTAGTTCAAATAGGAGAGGTACTATATATTAAAAATCCTAATGTAAATAAGTATTTAGGAATGAGAAGTCCTAATGCTGATAATAGAAGTAACCTTGGTTTTATTATGCCTATAAAATATACTGGAATAACAAGTCCACAAGGGAATAGATTCCATCCAGTTTTAAAAAGATATATATATCATGCTGGTGTGGATTTAAGAGCACATTTTATTCCTCTTTATGCTTCTAAAGAGGGAAAAGTAACTTTTGCTGGAACTATGAATGGATATGGGAAAATAATAATTATTCAACATAGTGGTGGATATGAAACTAGATATGGACATTTAGATAAGATAGGAGTAAGAAAAGGACAGTATGTAAAAACTGGAGAACTAATTGGAAAAACTGGACAAAGTGGAAGAGTTACAGGACCACATCTTCATTTTGAGTTAAGAAAAAATGGAAAAGCTTTAAATCCAATGAAATATATGCCAAAATCAAAATAGAGAGGGATAGTTATGAGTAGAGTAGTAAAAGTGGGAAACCTTTTAATAGGTGGTGGAAATCCAATAGTCATACAATCTATGACTAATACTACAACAAGTGATGTAGAAGCAACAGTTAATCAAATAAAAAAATTGGAAGCTGCTGGTTGCCAAATGGTAAGAATGACAATAAATAATGAAGAAGCAGCCAAAGCCATAGGAGAGATAAAGAAAAGAGTAGATGTTCCATTATGTGCTGATATTCATTTCGATTATAAATTGGCTCTTTTAGCAATAGAAAATGGGATAGATAAACTTAGAATCAATCCAGGAAATATAGGTTCTGATGAAAATATTAAAGCTGTTGTAGAGAAGGCAAAAGAGAAAAATATTCCTATAAGAATAGGAGTAAACTCTGGTTCTATTGAAAAACATATACTTGAAAAATATGGAAAACCAACTGCTGATGGAATGGTAGAGAGTGCTATGTATCATATAAATCTATTAGAGAAAAATGGATTTAATGATATAGTAGTGTCATTAAAGGCAAGTAATGTTAAGATGATGGTAGAGGCTTATAGAAAAATAAGTAAGCTTATAGATTATCCATTACATCTTGGAGTGACAGAGGCTGGAACTGCTTTCCAAGGGACAGTAAAATCTGCAATAGGAATAGGGGCATTATTAGTAGATGGAATAGGAGATACAATTAGAGTTTCTCTTACAGAAGATCCAGTAGAAGAGATAAAGGTTGCTAAAGAGATATTGAAAGTTTTGGGACTGATAGAGGCAGGAGTGGAAATAGTATCTTGCCCTACTTGTGGAAGAACAGAGATAGATTTAATAGGACTTGCTAAAAAAGTTGAAAAAGAGTTTGAAAATGAAAATAGAAAAATAAAAATAGCTGTAATGGGTTGTATAGTAAATGGACCTGGAGAAGCTAGAGAAGCTGACTATGGAGTTGCTGGAGGAAAAGGAGTAGGAGTTCTTTTTAAGAAAGGACAGATAGTAAAAAAAGTAGATGAGTCTGAAATATTAATTGAGTTAAAAAAATTAATAATGGAGGATGAGAAAAATGAGAGTATGGAGAGTAGTAATTAGTCTATTTTTTATTCTTTTATCAGCTTGTACTTCTATTAGGAGTAATGAGGAAATTTCATTAGAAAGAGTAGAAGGAAGAAAAAAATTTGTAGTAAACTATGATAGAGGAAGATATAATACTGTAAAATTAGATAATATAGTTATTGATTCAGGAAGAGAGTATTATGTAAAAGAGGGAGAGTATACTCTTTCATATATAGAAGAAGCTTTTATAAATGGATATGTAGGAGTTTCTTGGAAAGGTAGTAAAGGAAGAGCTGGAGATAGTGATAGAAAGATACCAACAAGAAAAGCTATAAAAGTATTAGAAGATATGGAAATAAATCTAGAAAATCATACTGTTCAAATAAATTTTTCTGGAACAATCAATTCTGATAAGAAATTTTAGACTTTTTTAAAAAAAATGGCGTCTAAATAATATAAAAAAATGTGAGGTTAAAAACTGATGGACTTTGATGAGATTTTCGAGGAGTATTTTGATAGGATATATTACAAAGTTTTAGGGGTAGTAAAAAATCCTGAAGATGCTGAAGACATATCTCAGGAAGTTTTTATGAGTGTTTATAGAAATTTGAAGAGTTTTCGTTCAGAGAGTAATATATATACTTGGATATACAAGATTGCTATCAATAAAATTTATGATTTCTTTAGAAAAAGAAAGGTAGAGTTAGATATAAATGAGGAGATATTGATGTTAGAAGATAATACTAATATTGAAACTCCAATCTTTTTAGAGGAGAAATTAAAATTAATCTCTCCTAAGGAAAGAGAAATTGTAATTTTAAAAGATATATATGGATATAAGTTAAAAGAGATAGCAGATATGAAAAATATAAATATCTCTACAATAAAATCTATATATTATAAGGCAATCAAGGATATGGGAGGAAATTGATATGTTATCACCAAAAGATAGGGTAAAAGCTAATATATACAAAGAGTTATTTGAACAGGAGAAAAGAAAAAATAAAAGAAAATCGCTTTTTTCTATTTCATTATTTTTTCTAGGAGTCTTTACAAGTTCTACTTATCAAATGGTAGTTAGAGAAACACCAATAGAGTCAACATTAAATTATGCTATAAATACAAGTATACCTAAAATAAATACTAAGAAAAATGATTTATCAATGGAACATTTTTTTAGTTCAAACTTTTTTGATGATAAAAAAATAGAGATAGATACAGATGAATTATTTGGATTAGATACACAAATATAGTGGGGGACATCAATGAGAAAAGTTATTTATTTTTTTACTACACTACTATTTTCGACTGTGATATTTGCTTCTGAAGGATTAGGAATAGTTTCAGATGAAGATTTTTTAAAAGTGGGAGTAACTCCAGAAAATATAGAAAAAGCTAAACTTATGGTAAATAGAGTTAGTACAAATTATAAAATGTTAGTACTAGAAAAAAAGCAGCTTGAATTAGAAGTTAATAAATATGTCTTAGAAAATCCAGAAGCTAATCTTGAAAAAATAGATATTTTATTTGATAAAATAGGAGCAATAGAGGCAAATATTTTAAAAGATAGAATTAGAAGTCAGATAGAGATGCAAAAATATATCACTCAAGAGCAGTATATAAAAGCTAGGGATATAGCAATAAGAAGATTAAATACTCCAAAATAAAATAAGAGGTAGTTGTAAAATTTTACAATTACCTCTTTTAATTTTAGTCTGTAATTTCAATTTTAATATTTAAATTTTTCAGATCTTCAAAAAAATTAGGATAAGATTTAGAGATAGCCTCAGCTCCTTCAATAATGAGCGGAGAATCTAGTAGAGTAGCAAATATAGCAAGACTCATAACTATTCTATGGTCTTTGTGTCCAAATACTTCATTACAACTAATATATTTAGAATTTCCTTTAATATAGATATTACTTTCATCTGAAGAGATTTGAACTCCTAATTTTTTTAATTCATTTTCCATTGCCTCTATTCTATCACTCTCTTTATATCTCAATCTTTGGGCGTTATAGATTTTAAACTCCCCATCTCCATAGGCAGATAATACAGTAAGAATAGGACCAAGATCTGGACAGTTTTCTAAATTTATATTATAAGCTTTAGGAAGTCCTCTAAAAATTTTATATCCATTTTCTAATTCTTCTATTTTTATTCCACAATTTTTTAAGATTTCAATAATCTCTCTATCTCCTTGTTTTGAATTAATATCTAATCCTTCACAGGTTAAATCATTGTTTATAGCTCCAAGTACAGCAAAAAAACCTAACTGAGAAAAATCTCCTTCCACTTTGTAATCAGTAGCAATATATTTTTGATTTCCCTTAATTGTTAGAGTTAAGTCATCTAAAAATAAAACTTCTATTCCAAATTTTTTTAACATATCAATAGTTAAATCAATATAAGATTTAGACTCAAAAGGAGGAATAATTTTTATAATAGAATCTTCAGTGAGAAGTGGAAGAGTGAAAAGTAATCCACTTATAAATTGAGAGCTGATATTTCCATTAATAATATATTCTCCAGATTTTAATTTTCCATCTATCTCTATTTTATTGTTATCTTGGTAATAAAAAAGATTTTGTTTTTTAAAAATCTCTTCATAGATTTTTTGAGGGCGTTGTAATAATCTATTTTTTCCTCTAAATTCTATCTTTTTATCTGTAAGAGAAAAAATAGGAATAAAAAATCTCAGTGTAGAACCAGATTCATTACAATCTATGATACTATTTGTCAATTGAGAAAAATTTTTTATTCCCTCAACAATTAAGCTATCTTTTTCTTTGGAAATTTTTGCTCCTAACTTTTTCATTCCCTCAATAGTAGCAATAATATCATCAGAGTAGGCTATATTTTCAAGTTTACTTTTTCCTTGAGCAAGGGAAGCACAGATAATAGATCTGTGAGCCATACTTTTTGAAGGTGGGAGATTGACTTTTCCAAAACATTTAGATGGATATATTTTAACTTTCATATATAACTCCTTAAAAATTTTATTTATAATATTTTACAACTTTTTTTTGAAAATGAATAGATTTAGAATTTGAAAAAAGAATAATTTAAAATATAAAGTTTGACTGATTTTAAAAAAGATGGTATAATTTATAAGTCGTTTATGTCTAAAAAAATGGTATAAAACATATTAGGGGAAGATATAAACAGATTTAAAGGAGTGAGAAAAATTTATAAGACGAAAGATATTGTTTTAACTGGATTTGCGTTATTTGCTATGCTATTTGGTGCTGGAAATTTAATATTTCCACCAACAGTTGGTTATATAGTAGGAGACAATTGGAAATTGGCTGCTTTTGGATTTTGTATTACAGGAATAGGATTTCCATTGATGGGAATAATAGCTTCTGGATTTGCAGGAACAGAGTTAGATCATTTTTCAGATAGAGTATCACCTCTATTTAGTAGAATTTTTAATACAGCTTTAATCTTGGCAATAGGACCATGTTTAGCTATTCCAAGGACAGGAGCTACAGCTTTTGAAGTAATGATGACTCCATATGTAGGAACAGATAGCTCAATAGCTAAGTATATTTTCTTAGTGATCTATTTTGGAGTAGTTTTACTTTTCTCTTTGAGAGAGAGTGCTGTAATAGATAGAATAGGAAAAATTTTGACACCAATTCTTTTAATAGTATTAGCTATTATAATTTTTAAAGGGGTATCTAGTCCTATAGGAGATTTAGTAACAACAGGGACAACAAATAATTTTAGATATGGATTTTATAATGGATATCAAACAATGGATACTCTTGCAGCTATTATTTTTGCAAGTATAATTTTAAAAACTATAACTGGAAAGAATAAAGATTTAGGAAGAAAAGAGCAATTATCTTTCTTGTTAAAAGCTAGTGCAATAGCTGTTTGTGGGTTAGCAATAGTATATGGAGGACTTTTATATATAGGGGCAACTTCTACATCAGTATTAGAAAATAAAGGAACAACTCAGCTTTTAAATGCTATTGTAGCTGAGCTTTTAGGAAAAAGTGGAAATATGCTTTTAGGAATATGTGTTGCTGGAGCTTGCCTTACAACTGCAATAGGTCTTACTGCTACAGTTGGAGATTATTTTAGTTCAGTATTTAAGACAAAATATGAAAAAATTGTAATAATAAATGTAATAGTAAGTTTAATATTTGCTGGATTTGGAGTGGACTTAATAGTTCAAGTAGCAGCACCAATATTAGTTTTTATCTATCCAATAGCTATAGTTTTAATTATTTTAAATTTATTCAAGGGATATATACAAGATAGAGGAATTTTTATCGGTTGTGTAGTTGGAGCAGGACTTATAGGGGCTATAGAAACTCTACAAATGTTAAATGCTTGTCCAGAAGGAATATATAAGCTTTATTTAGAATTACCTTTCCAAGATTATGGATTAGCTTGGATATTACCAAGTATAGTAGTTGGAATTATATTTAGAGTGGTAGAGAAGATAAAAAAATAAAATAATATATAAAATAGGAGAGTAGTTACAATTTAAGAAGTTGTAACCCTCTCTTTTTATATTTTTTTACAAAATATTTTTGATTATGATATAATATAATGTATATAGAAAAGATAGGAGTAAAATAATGGATATAAAAGAAACATTAACAGTATATGCTAATGAAAATGATAAAGGAAAAAGAATAGATAAATTTCTAAATGAGTTGATAGATGATGCTACAAGGTCATATGTTCAAAAAATAATTGATAATGGTTTGGTAGAGATACAAGGAAAGAAAATAACTAAGAGTGGAAATAAATTAAAAGGAACAGAAATAATAGTAGTAAATATACCTGAAGATGAGGTATTAGATTTAACTCCTGAAGATATACCATTAGATATTATTTATGAAGATAGTGATATAGTAGTTATAAATAAAGCTCCAAATCTAGTGGTACATCCAGCTCATGGAAATTATAGTGGTACACTTGTAAATGCTCTTTTATACCATATAAAAGATTTATCTACAATAAATGGAGTGATAAGACCGGGAATAGTTCATAGATTAGATAAGGATACAAGTGGTGTAATAGTAGTGGCTAAAAATGATGAAGCTCATGGAAAGCTTTCAGAGATGTTTAAAGAAAAAACTTTGGAAAAAATTTATGTATGTATAGCTAAAGGAATATTTAAAGAGAAAAGTGGAAGAATTAAAACTCTTATAGGTAGAGATAGTAGAGATAGAAAAAAAATGGCAGTTGTAAATGAAAATGGAAAGATAGCTATTTCAAATTATGAAGTAATTGATGAGGGGAAAAATCACTCTTTAGTAAAAGTAAGAATAGAAACAGGGAGAACTCATCAGATAAGGGTACATATGAAGCATTTAAATCATCCAATAATGGGGGATACTACTTATGGAAATGGGAATGATGGTGCAGATAGACAGATGCTACATGCGTATAGATTAAAATTTATACATCCTACAAAAAATACTGAGATGACAGTTATAGCTCCACTGCCTGAAGATTTTAAAAGGGCAGCAAAACATGTAGGAGTTGATATATCAAAAATAGAAAGTGAGATAAAAAATGGAAAATAATTTACTTTATCAATTTGATTTGGAAAAGGGAAAAGAGATAATAGGAGTAGATGAAGCTGGAAGAGGACCTCTTGCTGGGAGTGTTGTAGCAGCTGCTGTGAAATTAAAAAGATATTCAGAAGAACTTCAAGAGATAAATGATTCAAAAAAACTTACTGAGAAAAAAAGAGAAAAGCTTTTTGATATAATTATGGAAAACTTTGAAGTAGGGATAGGTATAGCTTCTGTACAAGAGATAGATGAATTAAATATATTAAATGCTACATTTTTAGCCATGAGAAGAGCGATAGAGGAATTAGATAAAAAAACTAATACAGATGTATTAGTACTTGTAGATGGAAATTTTAAAATAAGAGAGTATATTGGGAAACAGGAGCCAATAATAAAAGGTGATGCAAAAAGTCTATCAATAGCGGCAGCCTCTATAATTGCAAAGGTTACAAGGGATAGGCAATTAGTAGAAGAGGGGAAAAAATATCCAGAATACCACTTTGAAAAACATAAGGGCTATGGAACAAAAGCTCATAGAGAGGCTCTTTTACAATATGGAGTTACACCTATCCATAGAAAAACTTTTTTAACAAAGATACTAGGAGAAAATGAAAAATAATAGAGAGATAGGAGATAAGTATGAAGAAAAAGCTGTAAAACTACTTATCTCTCGTGGATATAAAATACTAGAAAGAAATTATAGAGTGAAAGCTGGAGAGATAGATATAATTGCAAAATTTGAAGATACTATTGTATTTGTAGAAGTAAAGTATAGAAAAACTTTAAAATATGGATATGGATTAGAAGCAGTAGATTATAGAAAAATCAGAAGGATATACAATGCTGCTAAAGTATATCTAACGCTGAATAAAAAATTATCATCTAAAATCAGATTTGATTGTATAAGTTTTTTAGGGGAGAAAATATCTTGGACAAAAAATTTAACATGGGGTGATGAAATTGGATTTTAAATGTGTAAAATGTGGGTGTGATAAATACCAAGTAAAAACAACAGTTATTCCAGAAAAAAGCCCTGGTTTAAAACTAGAGTTTGGAACTTATTATATAAAAACTTGCCTTAATTGTGGATATACAGAGATGTACTCTGCAAAGATAGTAAATATGGAAAAAGATGATAAGAAGAAACTTTGTCCAGAGTATTAAAAATTTAGTCTTTTCTCGAAGATGTCCAATATGTAAAAAAATTTCCCAAGAAAATAATTATATTTGCAACGAGTGTTACTATTTATTGAAGAAAAAAGGTAAGATAAAAAATATTGAAAATTATTACTATCTGTACTATTATAATGAAGAGATAAAAAGGTTAATAGCAGATTTTAAATTAGAAAATAGGAGAGGACTAGGAAAAGAGATAGCTTACCTTATAAAAGTTCCTCTTAAAAATCTCT
This window harbors:
- a CDS encoding DeoR/GlpR family DNA-binding transcription regulator; this encodes MLANDRQEKILEIIERDGSIKTSQLVEIFDVSLETIRRDFEVLEKQGYLEKVYGGAILKNKETKALNYSSREKKNVEEKKEVGRLAINLIEDGDTIALNASTTNLEIARLIKEKFSHLTVITNSLMIANELAEISGINLILAGGMYNKNEFAFLGEVTAKFFQNFSVDKAFICVGGISLKRGLTDYLMDEILVEKKMIDIAEKVYILADSTKIESNSLIKLSDLQENMEIVTDSKLSEEIKKEYINRGIKVRN
- the rho gene encoding transcription termination factor Rho translates to MDRLDKFLLKELLEIGKQLGLAIKAGIKKNELKELIEKDIESKENTDIAWGTLEVLPDGYGFLRGTSVEKDIYVSASQVRKFKLRTEDRVVGEVREPSGDEKNYALKKVLLVNDGTLEAAEARVPFEELIPAYPTEKFILETDSKNISGRIIDLIAPIGRGQRALIIAPPKAGKTMLISNLANSIMKTSKDAEVWILLIDERPEEVTDIKENVIGAQVFASTFDEDPKNHIKVTESILERAKRKVENGENIVILMDSLTRLARAYNIVIPSSGKLISGGIDPTALYYPKNFFGTARNIRGGGSLTIIATVLVDTGSKMDDIIYEEFKSTGNCDIHLDRNLAELRLFPAIDIQRSGTRKEELLIPKKELESIWKIRRHLAKFDKAESLKRLVDTLKSTQSNKSMLEQFEKGVGDEK
- the miaB gene encoding tRNA (N6-isopentenyl adenosine(37)-C2)-methylthiotransferase MiaB gives rise to the protein MKKASIITYGCQMNVNESAKIKKMFQNMGYEITDNIEESDVTFLNTCTVREGAATQIYGKLGELKHIKENKGMIIGVTGCFAQEQGIELVKKFPQIDIVMGNQNIGRIPQAIDDIEHGVDKHLVFTDCEDDLPPRLDADFDSKKTASISITYGCNNFCAYCIVPYVRGRERSVPMTEILHDVRQYVEKGYKEIILLGQNVNSYGKEFKNGDNFARLLEEICKVEGDFIVRFVSPHPRDFTDEVIDVIAKNEKIARSLHLPLQAGSSTILKAMNRGYTKEQYIALANKIKERILGVALTADVIVGFPGETEEDFQDTLDVVRQIQFENSFMFMYSIRKGTKAATMENQIDEAVKKDRLQRLIDVQTACSLAESKTYVGKTFRVLVEGESKKNKEVLSGRTSTNKIVLFKGDKALEGTFVNVKINDCKTWTLYGEIVE
- a CDS encoding alanine/glycine:cation symporter family protein; the protein is MQGLENILEKISGIIWGNYLIITLIGVGLFFTILTKGIQIKGFPLAVRELINSLKGEKEVKGEGTLSSFQALCTALSSCVGNGNIVGVATAIASGGPGAVFWMWAAGIVGMATKYAEIVLGMIYREKAEDGTYVGGPMYYISKGLKLKKIAFIFALLMFLQISGGALIQSNAVAIVMSDIFKVKPIFSGILMGGVILSVVVGGVQRLGKVTERLLPVMALIYFFGGLVVIISNINHIPYAIMNIVSCAFRVEAVGGGVLGHTIKEAMRFGVARGLYSNEAGEGSAPVLHSAAITDHPARQGLYGLLEVFIDTVVICSLTSFIVLTSGVTETDISPAIYVMTAFGNIHILFRYLIGISMVLFAFSTVLSQWYFGNVTLTYMFNVKVAEKFKYVFICLALLGSLSSLKIVWLIQDIVLGLMIIPNLLALLLLNKDVKKATEDFFIMIKNERKEKC
- a CDS encoding peptidoglycan DD-metalloendopeptidase family protein, whose translation is MKNKIGLLIILIITFYIGILVGTPFKTEVVDLKQFTDYYEEGEAENGGWEVQADNFYTFTREYSLVGEEGGGVEELPKIDEDAIPEKKIYIVQKGDTLSEIAETHGMGLSVLMANNPGVSANNLKIGQKLTVLTGNGIFYKVGKGDSLNKIAELFKVEIEDIKKINKLDSNVVQIGEVLYIKNPNVNKYLGMRSPNADNRSNLGFIMPIKYTGITSPQGNRFHPVLKRYIYHAGVDLRAHFIPLYASKEGKVTFAGTMNGYGKIIIIQHSGGYETRYGHLDKIGVRKGQYVKTGELIGKTGQSGRVTGPHLHFELRKNGKALNPMKYMPKSK